From a single Hymenobacter sp. YIM 151500-1 genomic region:
- a CDS encoding sigma-54-dependent transcriptional regulator, which produces MSTPLPVTIFVVEDNIWYGELLEYKLAQNPDYLIRRFTTAQACFEHLGEKPDIITLDYTLPDGKGEQVLRQLKERLPEASVIVISAQEDVRTAVGLLREGAYDYLVKDEETADRLWNTVNNICKQLRLRRENERLREQIGQRYDPRRAILGESPQMQQLFTLIDKAARTNITVSLSGETGTGKELVAKAIHFQSERSAGPFVAVNVAAIPRELLESELFGHEKGAFTGAVARRIGRFEEAHRGTLFLDEIAELDLSLQAKLLRVLQEREITRLGSNARIAFDARLMVATHRDLAREVREGRFREDLYYRLLGLPIQMPPLRERGRDVLVLANAFLRDFCAQNHMAGCALSAGAEQKLLRYPFPGNVRELKAVVELAAVLAEGDEIQAHDLSLRDAPTSSPAGPPAETGPESLRAQTTAIVQRYLDAHNGNILQVAAKLQIGKSTIYRMVQNNEVSIR; this is translated from the coding sequence ATGAGTACACCGCTACCCGTCACCATCTTTGTAGTGGAGGATAACATCTGGTATGGCGAGCTGCTAGAGTACAAACTCGCGCAGAACCCGGATTATCTTATCCGCCGGTTTACCACGGCCCAGGCTTGCTTTGAGCACTTGGGCGAGAAACCCGACATCATCACCCTCGACTACACCCTGCCCGACGGGAAAGGCGAGCAGGTGCTGCGCCAACTCAAGGAGCGCCTGCCCGAGGCTTCGGTTATTGTTATTTCGGCCCAGGAGGATGTGCGCACGGCCGTGGGCCTGCTCCGCGAAGGCGCCTACGACTACCTGGTGAAAGACGAAGAAACCGCCGACCGCCTCTGGAACACGGTCAATAACATTTGCAAGCAGCTACGCCTGCGCCGCGAAAACGAGCGGCTGCGCGAGCAAATCGGGCAGCGCTACGACCCGCGCCGGGCCATTCTGGGCGAAAGTCCGCAGATGCAGCAGCTCTTCACCCTCATCGACAAAGCAGCCCGCACCAACATCACCGTCTCGCTGAGCGGCGAGACGGGCACGGGCAAGGAGCTGGTAGCTAAGGCCATTCACTTCCAGTCGGAGCGCAGCGCGGGCCCGTTCGTGGCCGTCAACGTGGCGGCTATTCCGCGGGAGCTGCTGGAAAGTGAGCTGTTCGGGCACGAGAAGGGCGCGTTTACCGGGGCTGTAGCCCGGCGCATCGGGCGCTTCGAGGAAGCCCACCGCGGCACTCTGTTTCTGGACGAAATAGCCGAGCTGGACTTAAGCCTACAGGCCAAGCTGCTGCGGGTGCTGCAAGAGCGTGAAATAACCCGCCTGGGCAGCAACGCGCGCATTGCCTTTGATGCCCGCCTGATGGTGGCCACCCACCGCGACCTGGCCCGGGAAGTGCGCGAGGGCCGCTTCCGCGAAGACCTGTACTACCGCCTGCTGGGCCTGCCCATTCAGATGCCCCCGCTGCGCGAGCGGGGCCGCGACGTGCTGGTGCTGGCCAATGCCTTTCTGCGCGACTTCTGCGCCCAGAACCACATGGCCGGCTGCGCCCTTTCGGCCGGGGCCGAGCAAAAGCTGCTGCGCTACCCGTTTCCGGGCAACGTGCGCGAGCTGAAGGCAGTGGTGGAGCTGGCCGCCGTGCTGGCCGAAGGCGACGAGATTCAGGCCCATGACTTGTCCTTGCGCGACGCGCCCACCAGCTCCCCGGCCGGGCCTCCTGCCGAAACCGGCCCCGAGTCGCTGCGGGCCCAAACCACGGCCATTGTGCAGCGCTACCTCGATGCCCACAATGGCAACATCTTGCAGGTGGCCGCCAAGCTCCAGATTGGGAAGTCCACCATTTACCGGATGGTGCAGAACAACGAAGTGTCCATCCGCTGA
- a CDS encoding T9SS type A sorting domain-containing protein: MLGQTNCAGDVDNPELSTDPSLTTAATMRVPLSLVGGAVRLRMALASQSPANYRAGVVVKRSGGLLNLASLNVASTLLIRTYLGNQPQETRPVDPALTRLVLGSETAPVRLEFVATKPFTHVEVEAAAFAALGYELDVYYAYGIDANVITQATGYVSRFQQPTARHYSTSFAGSSGVTLCANTNVQYPTNAVDASLTNYATLASALDVNCPVTLQTQLEGRAPAGYQAGFVVGGGSLLDASVLPGLRLTTYLNGAVQETGTGTDLLDLRVLSEEKSVVSMATTKPFDRVEIQRSSALTLLNDLRVYFGFGLEPRVFRDERPRLSNFLDPAGNFQVNGALVCVNCSVTNPERAADQDVQSNYASIQTLVAVPGTTRLKLRLDGPGRAGNVAGAVLGLGTGLLDARLLASVRINTYTGAAQGSGTDGRVLVESASGADLLNLELLAAGRQEVSFLTTRDFDWAEIEISNGAAALDNTRVYYSFAEDRPTGFPAAITAPTPLPVRLVAFRGRAVAAGVELTWQTATETNSSFFVVERAASATAEFRAVGQVAAAGTSTGPRRYQLLDTDVGSQGSGTWFYRLRQVDADGQTQYSSVVPVRWTPALRPVAVYPNPATSATAVVRVAGLPAGSAHTLTLLDSQGRSLRQHLAERAELPVRGLPAGLYHVVVTDAAGRRVATQALVVAAP, encoded by the coding sequence GTGCTTGGCCAGACAAACTGCGCCGGCGACGTGGACAACCCCGAGCTGTCCACCGACCCCAGCCTGACGACGGCCGCCACCATGCGCGTGCCTTTGTCGCTGGTGGGCGGCGCGGTGCGGCTGCGCATGGCCCTGGCCAGCCAGTCTCCGGCCAACTACCGGGCCGGGGTGGTGGTGAAGCGCAGCGGCGGGCTGCTCAACCTTGCGTCATTGAACGTAGCCAGCACGTTGCTTATCCGGACCTACCTGGGCAACCAGCCCCAGGAAACCCGGCCCGTAGACCCGGCCCTGACCCGGCTGGTGCTGGGCAGCGAAACCGCGCCCGTGCGCCTGGAATTTGTGGCTACCAAGCCCTTCACCCACGTGGAGGTGGAGGCCGCGGCTTTTGCCGCGCTGGGCTACGAGCTGGACGTGTACTACGCCTACGGCATTGATGCCAACGTTATTACCCAGGCCACGGGCTACGTGTCGCGGTTTCAGCAGCCCACCGCCCGCCACTACAGCACCAGCTTTGCCGGCAGCAGCGGCGTGACGTTGTGCGCCAACACCAACGTGCAGTACCCCACCAATGCCGTGGATGCCAGCCTGACCAACTACGCCACTCTGGCTTCGGCCCTGGACGTGAACTGCCCGGTTACGCTGCAAACCCAGCTGGAGGGCCGTGCCCCGGCCGGCTACCAGGCGGGCTTCGTGGTGGGTGGCGGCAGCCTGCTCGACGCTAGTGTGCTGCCGGGCCTGCGCCTGACTACCTACCTGAACGGTGCCGTGCAGGAAACCGGCACCGGCACCGACCTGCTCGACCTCCGCGTACTAAGCGAGGAGAAGTCGGTGGTGAGCATGGCTACCACCAAGCCCTTTGACCGGGTGGAAATTCAGCGCAGCAGCGCCCTAACCCTGCTCAACGACCTGCGGGTGTACTTCGGCTTTGGGCTGGAGCCCCGCGTGTTCCGCGACGAGCGGCCCCGCCTGTCCAACTTCCTCGACCCGGCCGGCAACTTCCAGGTGAACGGCGCGCTGGTGTGCGTCAACTGCTCCGTGACGAACCCGGAGCGGGCCGCCGACCAGGATGTGCAGTCCAACTACGCCTCTATTCAGACGCTGGTGGCCGTGCCTGGCACCACCCGCCTGAAGCTGCGCCTCGACGGGCCCGGCCGGGCCGGTAATGTGGCCGGGGCCGTGCTGGGCCTGGGCACGGGCCTGCTCGATGCCAGGCTGCTGGCTTCCGTGCGCATCAACACCTACACCGGGGCCGCCCAAGGCTCTGGCACCGACGGCCGCGTGCTGGTAGAAAGCGCCAGCGGCGCCGACCTGCTGAACCTGGAGCTGCTGGCTGCCGGCCGCCAGGAGGTGTCTTTCCTGACCACCCGTGACTTTGACTGGGCAGAAATAGAAATCAGCAACGGCGCGGCAGCCCTGGACAACACCCGCGTGTATTACAGCTTTGCCGAGGACCGCCCCACGGGCTTTCCGGCGGCTATTACGGCACCGACGCCGCTACCGGTGCGGCTGGTGGCCTTCAGGGGCCGCGCCGTGGCTGCGGGCGTGGAGCTGACCTGGCAAACGGCCACCGAAACCAACAGCAGCTTCTTTGTGGTGGAGCGGGCGGCATCGGCTACGGCGGAGTTCCGGGCGGTGGGCCAGGTGGCCGCCGCCGGCACCAGCACCGGCCCGCGCCGCTACCAGCTACTCGACACCGACGTGGGGAGCCAGGGCTCGGGCACGTGGTTTTACCGCCTGCGCCAGGTAGATGCTGACGGCCAGACGCAATACTCCTCGGTGGTGCCGGTGCGGTGGACGCCGGCGCTGCGCCCGGTGGCCGTGTATCCCAATCCCGCAACGTCGGCTACGGCCGTGGTGCGGGTAGCGGGGTTGCCGGCCGGCTCTGCCCACACGCTCACGCTGCTCGACAGCCAGGGCCGCAGCCTGCGGCAACACCTGGCCGAGCGGGCCGAGCTGCCTGTGCGCGGGCTGCCGGCGGGTCTTTACCACGTGGTCGTTACGGATGCTGCCGGCCGGCGTGTGGCGACGCAGGCGCTGGTAGTGGCTGCGCCCTAG
- a CDS encoding DNA/RNA non-specific endonuclease codes for MQRTFTRLLSLALLGSLAASCAKEETVAPTAPAAAVQHQDATATRDNHLALGNPSGASTSTSYYWNYLMVKSQFAMSYHRDRGTPNWVSWHLSSAWVGSTPRQDNFAPDNALPSGWYRPTSTSYSGSGFDRGHNCPSADRTGSVADNSATFLMSNMIPQAPNNNQRTWANLENYCRTLVSAGNEVYVIMGSYGKGGTGSNGYHTTLDQGRVTVPARIWKVVVVLPNGSSDASRVTSSTRVIAIDTPNDNSLNSSWGTYRTTVDAIEQATGYDLLSAVSSSVQSVVEARVDNGPTS; via the coding sequence ATGCAGCGTACTTTTACCCGCCTGTTGAGCCTGGCCCTGCTGGGCAGCCTGGCCGCTTCTTGCGCCAAGGAAGAAACTGTAGCGCCCACTGCTCCTGCCGCCGCAGTGCAGCACCAGGATGCCACCGCCACTCGCGACAACCACCTGGCCCTGGGCAACCCCAGCGGCGCCAGCACCAGCACCAGCTACTACTGGAACTACCTGATGGTGAAGTCGCAGTTTGCCATGAGCTACCACCGCGACCGGGGCACGCCCAACTGGGTAAGCTGGCATCTGAGCAGCGCCTGGGTGGGTAGCACGCCTCGCCAGGACAACTTCGCGCCCGACAATGCCCTGCCCAGCGGCTGGTACCGCCCCACCAGCACCAGCTACAGCGGCTCGGGCTTCGATAGGGGCCACAACTGCCCCTCCGCCGACCGCACCGGCTCGGTGGCCGACAACTCGGCTACCTTCCTGATGAGCAACATGATTCCGCAGGCCCCCAATAACAACCAGCGTACCTGGGCCAACCTCGAAAACTACTGCCGCACCCTCGTTAGCGCCGGCAATGAAGTCTACGTCATCATGGGCTCCTACGGCAAGGGCGGCACCGGCTCCAACGGCTACCACACCACCCTCGACCAGGGCCGCGTAACCGTGCCTGCCCGCATCTGGAAAGTGGTGGTGGTGCTGCCCAACGGCTCTTCCGATGCCAGCCGCGTCACGAGCAGCACCCGCGTTATTGCCATCGACACGCCCAACGACAATTCCCTGAACTCCTCCTGGGGCACCTACCGCACCACCGTAGACGCCATCGAGCAAGCCACCGGCTACGACCTGCTGTCGGCCGTGTCTTCCTCGGTGCAGAGCGTGGTAGAAGCCCGCGTCGACAACGGCCCCACCAGCTAA
- a CDS encoding lysophospholipid acyltransferase family protein, translating to MNLLSDFRLPVSGPLGRRAGELLRPLWLQFAQLRELQQLYSRVEHLHGREFIGQLLRELRITLDYDPAELRRIPAQGAFVALANHPCGILDGLVLLYVLGEVRPDFRAVANELLAPLLPNLTGQLTLVNPERSAAGRNTPGVRRLLRYLHNDVPLGLFPAGEVAHRAAPFRPALDSAWHPTAGRLLEKARVPVVPVWLSGQNSASFSLLGLMHPLLRTARLPAELLNKRGHTVRIRIGQPVAAPDLARLPTPDRLPYLRARVYALGSPLEVAASTLFPPLPTPSVGPETPSAAIEADIAALRPARLLVRYGQWEVYVAKKVEIPQVLREIGRLRELTFRREDEGTQQPTDLDAYDAYYRHLFLYDRSARCLVGAYRVGRGRAILQQRGKRGFYLHSLFRMKAGLTPLLRESLELGRSFIREEYQKQPLPLALLWKGISEYVARHPEYRYLIGPVSISNQFSAVSKAVMVEYLRRHFSDPTLAALVSPRKQFRYRPLDEAASPEALQAGLSSLQDLQKFIAGLEPGGSGVPVLLRQYLKQNARLISFNLDPRFSNALDGFMVLDARELPARTHRLLERYKMSEGVNE from the coding sequence ATGAATCTGCTTTCTGATTTTCGCCTGCCGGTGTCGGGTCCGCTGGGCCGTCGTGCGGGCGAGCTGCTGCGGCCCTTGTGGCTACAGTTTGCCCAGCTGCGGGAGCTGCAACAGCTGTACAGCCGCGTCGAGCACCTGCACGGCCGCGAGTTTATCGGCCAGCTGCTGCGGGAGCTGCGCATCACCCTCGACTACGACCCCGCCGAGCTGCGACGCATTCCGGCGCAGGGCGCCTTCGTGGCCCTGGCCAACCACCCGTGCGGTATTCTGGATGGGCTGGTGCTGCTGTACGTGCTGGGCGAAGTGCGCCCCGACTTCCGGGCCGTAGCCAACGAGCTGCTGGCGCCCCTGCTGCCCAACCTCACCGGCCAGCTCACCCTCGTCAACCCGGAGCGCAGCGCGGCCGGCCGCAACACTCCCGGCGTGCGGCGCCTGCTGCGCTACCTCCACAACGACGTGCCACTGGGCCTGTTCCCGGCCGGCGAAGTGGCCCACCGCGCCGCCCCGTTCCGGCCGGCCCTCGACTCGGCCTGGCACCCCACGGCCGGGCGCCTGCTCGAAAAAGCCAGGGTGCCGGTGGTGCCCGTGTGGTTGAGCGGGCAGAACAGCGCCTCGTTTAGTTTGCTGGGCCTCATGCACCCGCTGCTGCGCACGGCCCGCCTGCCCGCCGAGCTGCTCAACAAGCGCGGCCATACCGTGCGCATCCGCATCGGCCAGCCCGTAGCCGCCCCCGACCTGGCCCGTCTGCCTACCCCCGACCGGCTGCCTTACCTGCGGGCTAGGGTATACGCGCTGGGCTCCCCGCTGGAAGTAGCAGCCAGCACCTTGTTTCCGCCCCTACCGACGCCCTCGGTAGGGCCCGAAACGCCGTCTGCCGCCATTGAAGCGGATATTGCGGCCCTGCGCCCGGCCCGTTTGCTGGTGCGCTACGGGCAGTGGGAAGTGTACGTGGCTAAGAAAGTGGAAATTCCGCAGGTACTGCGCGAAATCGGGCGCCTGCGGGAGCTGACCTTCCGCCGCGAGGACGAAGGCACCCAGCAGCCCACCGACCTCGACGCCTACGACGCCTACTACCGCCACCTGTTCCTGTACGACCGGAGTGCCCGCTGCCTCGTGGGGGCTTACCGCGTGGGGCGGGGCCGGGCCATCTTGCAGCAGCGGGGCAAGCGGGGCTTCTACCTGCACTCGTTGTTTCGGATGAAGGCGGGCCTGACGCCCCTGTTGCGGGAGTCGCTGGAGCTGGGGCGGTCCTTTATCCGGGAAGAGTACCAGAAGCAGCCCCTGCCGCTGGCCCTGCTCTGGAAAGGAATTTCCGAGTACGTGGCCCGGCACCCCGAGTACCGCTACCTGATTGGCCCCGTGAGCATCAGCAACCAGTTTTCGGCCGTGTCCAAGGCTGTGATGGTGGAGTATCTGCGCCGCCACTTCTCCGACCCCACGCTGGCGGCGCTGGTGAGCCCGCGCAAGCAGTTCCGCTACCGGCCCCTGGACGAGGCCGCCAGCCCCGAGGCCCTGCAAGCCGGCCTGAGTAGCCTCCAGGATTTGCAAAAGTTTATTGCGGGCCTGGAGCCGGGCGGCAGCGGCGTGCCCGTGCTGCTACGCCAGTACCTGAAGCAAAACGCCCGCCTCATCAGCTTCAACCTCGACCCCCGGTTCAGCAATGCTCTCGACGGCTTCATGGTGCTGGACGCCCGCGAACTGCCCGCCCGCACCCACCGCCTGCTGGAGCGGTATAAAATGAGTGAAGGAGTGAATGAGTAA